The sequence TTGATGAGGCACAGGCCCATGCTGCGGCTGAACGCTTACGCAATCTCCTGTTGATCAATGCTGGTCTTGATCTGCTCTATATCGGGAGTGGATTATGGTTGTTGCGACAGGCTGGCGACCGCGCCGACCGGCGCGGGATGGGCGCCGGTATTCTCGTGCAGGGTCTTTTTCTTTTACTCTTTGATAGTATCCTCGCTGCTGAAATCAATCGGCGTTGGATTGCACCATCTTTATGATTAACCAACGAATTTTTTCGCTATTGCAATGTCCTACCTGTCGGGTACGACCTCTCATTCTTGAAGCGCAAGGGGTGCGTTGTCCACGTTGTCAGATCCTTTATCCGTTCTGCGATGGGTATATCGACCTGATGCCACGCGGTACCGAATTTGATTACGTCTCGAAGTACGTCAGTGACGAAGAGCAACTTGCTGCTGAGCTAGACTATCGTGAACTGGCGCCGCCATTACTGGCTGCCGGTGTTCGCGACCGCACGCTCCGGCGGCTGATGCGCTGGCGGACAAGCGATGTTGTGCTCGATAACGGATGTGGCACAGCAAAACATGCGGTCTGGAACGCGAAATATGTCGGGTTGATGGTCGGGTCTGATCCGGCAACCCTCTTTGCTGATGAGGCAGTACGTACCGTTACACTTACGAAAGCTGATTCGCGTCTGCTCCCCTTCGCCGACGGTAGTTTTGATAAGGTATTCGCAATTGACATCCTCGAACACTTTCCATTGCCGGTGATCGATGCGTATCTGGCCGAGACGGCTAGAGTATTACGACCTGGCGGGCGGATGATGGCCTTTTCCAATACCCGCGAACGTTCACCAATCCAGCCACTGATTGACATCAGCCGTCATATTGGCCGTCTGTTCGTTAAAGCCGGCGTCTACGATTTCGAGCGCGAGAAACTCCGCAAGTCAGATCATATTAAAGCCCTGGAAACGTGGGAAGATGTGCTGGCTGCATTTGAACGTGCCGGTTTACGCCCGGTGAAGGTCATTTTCTGGAACAGCCTCTTCACCACCTTTGTTGAGCATGTGTTGATGAAGTTGGGTGAGGCCATCATTGGGCGCACCCGTAGTCGTACAGCGACAAATGCGACGCCAGGCAACGTCAGTGCCGGTGCAGCGCGTGAAATTCGGGCCCGCCAGCGGATGCGCAACCGATTACGCAAGAAGGGAGCGGTCTATTATGCGCTACTGGCCGTGACTCTGTTGATGGAACTTGATCTCTGGCTATTTGGCTGGATGCGTTGTGGTAGTTATTTCATTCTCGTTGAAAAACCGCGCTCATGATAGAGTATCGTGCACTAACATCAGCCGAATTCGAGCAGTTTTGGGCACTCGACAGGTATGCGTTTGCCCGCCAGTACCACCGTGGCCGCTACACGCCGGAAGTGATTGCGCAACTGCGTGGGTTATTTGTCCATGGTGAGCTGGTTGCGCAGTTGCAGATCATGCCGTTTCAGATGCAGGCCGGTAATGGTGCGCTGTCGGTAGGAGCGATTGGCAGCGTGGCGACCTGGCCGCAGCATCGACGGCGTGGCTACGCTGAACAGTTGCTTCGGGCTGCCTGCACCGAGTTGCGTGAACAAGGGGCCGTCCTAGCGCTCCTTTACCCGTTCCGTCACGAGTTTTACCATCGTTTGGGGTGGGCGTTGGCCGGTGAACGGCGCCTGGTGCAACCGACACCCGGCCAACTGCGTGCCTTTCAGGCAGTAGCCGGTACGTATGTTGCTGCCGGACCAGCACAGATTGAGGAACTTGATACGATCTATCGCGGTGCACTTCGCGGGCGGTATGGCCCACTGGTGCGTGATCAGAGCTGGTGGCGGGAAGATGTGTTGCATACCTGGGGTGGAGAACCATATTATGCCTTCATTTGGCGTGATGACCAGGGTCGTGGACGCTCCTACTTAATCTACCGTCTCGACCGCCACGAAACCGGTGACCGCATTGTTTGCCGCGACATTGTTGCCCTTGATCCAACGGCGCGGGCGCAACTCTTTGTGTTTCTTGCCCGTCACGCCGGCCAGATCGTTGCCGCCGAGATCCCAACACCAGTTGATGCGCCACTGAACGCACTATTGCCAGCACCGGTACCGACGACGGTCGTACCGCTCTTTATGCAGCGTGTGCTTGATGTTGCGCAACTGTTGACCGAATATCCGTTCACTGCTACAACGATTGGTCATTTGACGATCCAGATCGCTGACGAGTGGCTGCCCGATAACGCCGGGCGCTACCGAATCGAATGGCAGCAAGGGAAAGCGACTGTAACCCGACTCGGACCCGGTGAAGCTGATCTCGCCTGCACGAGCGCAACCCTCAGTCAACTGCTCAGCCGCTATCTGCGGCCACGTACTGCGGTTGCTTTTGGCCTGCTGGCAGCTCCACAACGTCAGGCGCTGCTGCTCCTCGAAACAGCACTCGATGGCTTGCCGCCATTCTGTGCTGATTATTGGTGAACTGATGATACGACAATCGTCGCGCACTGTATTCCTCGCGTTCTCGTAAAGCAGAGAGTGCCTTGTCATAGAGCCAGTTATTGTTGTGACCAGAATTGCTTACTGATATGTTACGACCACTCTACATCTCGCCCTTGGGTCGTGGTGGAGTTGATTTTGGGATTCAGAACATCACCCGTGCGACTCGCCGTGCCGGACTGCATCCTGAACTGGTTCGTCTTCCTGAACTGTACAACTTTCTCCCAATGCTTATTCCCCGTGCTCTGCCAGCAGATGTAGTACGACGTTTTGACATCGTGCAGGGCCGCTCACGAGTGGCTTTTAGCCTGCGTGGCTATGGCCGACCGGTCGTGACAACAGTGCATCACCTTACGACCGATCCCGACCTGCAACCGTACAGTTCATTCGCCCAACGGCTCTTCTACCGGTTGATCGAGTCGCGCTACGATGGCCTCTCGATTGCGTACGCCGATGCCGTGGTTTGCGTTAGTCGCTTTACCCAACGAATGGTCGAAGCGACCTACGGTCGTCGCGATACGGTGCTCATTTACGATGGAATTGACACTGATGTCTTTGTACCGCCACCGGGTATGCAGCGTCGTGATGACGGTTTACCGCCGAGTGAGGCACGGATTCGGCTGTTGTTTGTCGGCAATCGAACTCGCCGCAAAGGGTTTGATCTTCTGCCGCGCATTATGGATTTACTTCCCACCGACTATGTGTTGTA comes from Chloroflexus sp. Y-396-1 and encodes:
- the eis gene encoding enhanced intracellular survival protein Eis; protein product: MIEYRALTSAEFEQFWALDRYAFARQYHRGRYTPEVIAQLRGLFVHGELVAQLQIMPFQMQAGNGALSVGAIGSVATWPQHRRRGYAEQLLRAACTELREQGAVLALLYPFRHEFYHRLGWALAGERRLVQPTPGQLRAFQAVAGTYVAAGPAQIEELDTIYRGALRGRYGPLVRDQSWWREDVLHTWGGEPYYAFIWRDDQGRGRSYLIYRLDRHETGDRIVCRDIVALDPTARAQLFVFLARHAGQIVAAEIPTPVDAPLNALLPAPVPTTVVPLFMQRVLDVAQLLTEYPFTATTIGHLTIQIADEWLPDNAGRYRIEWQQGKATVTRLGPGEADLACTSATLSQLLSRYLRPRTAVAFGLLAAPQRQALLLLETALDGLPPFCADYW
- a CDS encoding glycosyltransferase family 4 protein encodes the protein MLRPLYISPLGRGGVDFGIQNITRATRRAGLHPELVRLPELYNFLPMLIPRALPADVVRRFDIVQGRSRVAFSLRGYGRPVVTTVHHLTTDPDLQPYSSFAQRLFYRLIESRYDGLSIAYADAVVCVSRFTQRMVEATYGRRDTVLIYDGIDTDVFVPPPGMQRRDDGLPPSEARIRLLFVGNRTRRKGFDLLPRIMDLLPTDYVLYYTGGFQGRDTGPPHPRMIPIGSPDRDRLVAAYQSCDILLFPSRLEGFGIAPAEALACGRPVVTTNVSALPEVVDDGENGFLVARDDVAGYAEKVRILGEDAELRRRFGEHGRAKVVTHFGYGPLGEGFRRLYEQLCGK
- a CDS encoding class I SAM-dependent methyltransferase, with the protein product MINQRIFSLLQCPTCRVRPLILEAQGVRCPRCQILYPFCDGYIDLMPRGTEFDYVSKYVSDEEQLAAELDYRELAPPLLAAGVRDRTLRRLMRWRTSDVVLDNGCGTAKHAVWNAKYVGLMVGSDPATLFADEAVRTVTLTKADSRLLPFADGSFDKVFAIDILEHFPLPVIDAYLAETARVLRPGGRMMAFSNTRERSPIQPLIDISRHIGRLFVKAGVYDFEREKLRKSDHIKALETWEDVLAAFERAGLRPVKVIFWNSLFTTFVEHVLMKLGEAIIGRTRSRTATNATPGNVSAGAAREIRARQRMRNRLRKKGAVYYALLAVTLLMELDLWLFGWMRCGSYFILVEKPRS